The following proteins are encoded in a genomic region of Planococcus lenghuensis:
- a CDS encoding dihydrolipoamide acetyltransferase family protein — protein sequence MAFEFRLPDIGEGIHEGEIVKWFVKAGDTIEEDDILCEVQNDKAVVEIPSPVAGTIEEVLVEEGTVAVVGDVLIRIDAPDAEDIQFKGEHAGEKGSDEKQAGDAGQERTEELAQSGSMEQGQDIDKDQAKDEAEPQGSEGSTGAGAQPQAAEADPNRRVIAMPSVRKYAREQGVDIRSVAGSGNNGRVLKEDIDGFKEGGQQPAAQPQEAAPAAAQEQAAPAAKAPQVPEGEFPETREKISNIRKAIAKAMVNSKHTAPHVTLMDEVDVTELVAHRKKFKAVAAERDIKLTYLPYIVKALVSTLREFPSLNVSYDDATEEIIHKHYYNIGIAADTERGLLVPVVKNADRKSVFSISSEINELAEKARSGKLAPGEMKGASTSITNIGSAGGQWFTPVINHPEVAILGVGRIAEKPVIKNGEVAAAPVLALSLSFDHRMIDGATAQHALNHIKRLLSEPELLLMEA from the coding sequence ATGGCATTTGAATTCCGTTTACCGGACATCGGTGAAGGCATTCACGAAGGCGAAATCGTCAAGTGGTTTGTCAAAGCCGGTGACACCATCGAAGAAGACGACATTTTATGTGAAGTACAGAACGATAAAGCAGTAGTGGAAATTCCATCTCCTGTTGCAGGGACAATTGAAGAAGTGCTTGTGGAAGAAGGGACTGTGGCAGTCGTCGGCGACGTGCTTATTCGAATCGATGCACCGGATGCTGAAGATATTCAGTTCAAGGGCGAGCATGCGGGCGAGAAAGGTTCCGATGAAAAGCAGGCTGGCGATGCTGGTCAGGAAAGAACCGAAGAGCTTGCTCAGTCCGGTTCAATGGAACAGGGACAGGACATCGATAAAGATCAGGCGAAGGACGAAGCGGAGCCGCAGGGATCAGAAGGATCCACCGGTGCGGGAGCGCAACCTCAAGCCGCAGAAGCGGATCCGAACCGGCGCGTGATCGCAATGCCATCCGTGCGGAAATACGCACGTGAACAAGGCGTCGATATCCGTTCGGTGGCCGGTTCAGGCAATAACGGCCGCGTACTGAAAGAAGATATCGATGGATTCAAAGAAGGCGGACAGCAGCCGGCAGCTCAGCCACAGGAAGCCGCTCCGGCAGCAGCTCAGGAGCAGGCAGCACCTGCAGCGAAAGCACCGCAGGTTCCGGAAGGTGAATTCCCGGAAACACGCGAGAAGATTTCGAACATCCGAAAAGCGATCGCCAAAGCGATGGTCAATTCAAAACACACGGCTCCTCACGTTACACTGATGGACGAAGTCGATGTAACGGAACTGGTGGCCCACCGCAAGAAATTCAAGGCTGTGGCCGCAGAGAGAGACATCAAACTCACGTACTTGCCATATATCGTCAAAGCGCTCGTCAGCACACTGCGTGAGTTCCCGTCACTGAACGTCTCGTATGATGATGCGACAGAGGAAATTATCCACAAGCATTATTACAATATCGGAATCGCAGCGGATACAGAACGTGGCTTGCTCGTGCCGGTGGTGAAAAATGCGGACCGTAAGTCAGTATTCTCGATTTCCAGCGAAATCAATGAATTGGCGGAAAAAGCTCGGTCCGGAAAATTGGCACCAGGTGAAATGAAAGGTGCATCAACATCGATTACGAATATTGGTTCAGCCGGCGGCCAGTGGTTCACACCGGTCATCAACCATCCGGAAGTGGCAATTCTCGGCGTAGGTCGCATTGCCGAAAAACCGGTTATTAAAAATGGTGAAGTTGCAGCTGCTCCTGTGTTAGCATTATCATTGAGCTTCGATCACCGCATGATCGATGGAGCAACTGCCCAGCATGCACTGAATCACATTAAACGATTGCTCAGCGAACCAGAACTTTTATTAATGGAGGCGTAA